gaagattCTTATGATTCGATTTCATTTGAATTAATATCCGGTTCAAAACAACACCTTCATCAACTAGTgcagtatttgaaaaatttaatatgcCGATAAATagcataattttatttattcaatatttataccaattttggtttttgtgaGATAATAAGagctttaatttatttttctctagtgaaacaatttagttttataaaaagCAAGTATATCGGTTCATCttcatattcaaatttaaaaaagaaacattcaAGGAGTTCTAGTGAGTACATCATCATCGTCGTATGTGTCTGTTGGAACTTCGTGGTTGCACAATTCCCTGAAATTTCTCTTGAAAACCTTTTCTAGGACCGTCTACTCACTCTGCCTCATCTACTGGATTCACTGGACTCAGATCCCACAACCAATGGAGAATTCGATGATAttctgaaattcggaaaaattattacaaattccaaaaaattgcataCTTTCTGGTTCCATATTGATATGAGCTTCCCTGTGACATGACCAGCTCGAAAATTCAACTAATTCGTGACTAGAATTCTCATCTGATAATTTATCCATTTCCGTTGATCCTGTGAAAATTGTATTCATAGATTGAATATGATAACGGCTGTAAATAAGAGAATATTAGACAttgataaattaataaaaatataccTAAAATCAAGAGCAAAGTGAAGAGATGGAAGATCCATGGAAGGGATATGATCAAGTTGCTGAAATAGAAATATTTACGGCTAATATACATTAAAATCCATAGATCTAGAGACTCACAACAGTTCGGGTATTCATCACTTTCTGTACAGCACTCAAATAGTCTTCAACACAAATCACACGACTCAAACAAATTGATACGGTTATACGATTGTTGATCACAGTTCGCATTTCGTTGATTTTAcgcaaaaattctagaacttGAGTAAGCTTGTTGAGTGGCACAAGGAGTAGAGAAAGAAGGCATCCATCGAGAAAATGATTCCACGTGCGGAACATTGAATTCGAATCTTTTGGAATTGATGGATTCCAGTACACACGACGCATTCGGTGACtttctaaatatttcatttcGAGAAACATTGAGGCTTAATGTATTCTGGGGATGCacaaaatcagaattttgaaattaaatggCATTCGCGCTCCTCCCCCATAATTttggtctcgttaggtattggcgGAAAACCAATACCTAACGAGTCCCATATTATTATATAAGGGACGTTTTCATTTGGCGTTGGAGCTTcactttgatttcaaatttcacactCACGAAAGTTCTCTACACTCTCCATTTCAAAGCTTCTAGTTTTCGACGGAAAAACCCGCAAAATCGAGctaattttcccattttccatAGAAATTGACACAATTTCCGAAGGAATTTTAGAGCCATCATCCAGTTGAAAATGCTCATCAGATGGAACAACAAGACAAAATCTACGAAGATGCAAATTCTCGAGCGATTTTTCCTCTAGAAACAGGAGCTTATCCTCGAGCAGCTGACGGGCTTCATCTCTACGCATCCCGTGAACCCTCTCACGATCGtaaatttcctgaattttgaCTTTAGGTCTCGTTGGGATTAATTAAAGAATACCTGCAAAAGTCTAGAAGCTCTGAATGGTACAACCTTTGGAACTGTGACCAACTGCAAGTCAACAGTCTGATCCACGTTTTCTAGGCCTTCCATCTGAATTCAATTTGTAGcataataaatttattgttttattaaatactcagctgcaaaattttgcgaaaaaactaCGATAcccggtctcgccacgactaatttttgtttaatgcgaaaaggtgtgcgcctttaaagggtactgtaacttcaaaattttgttgctgTGGAATTTGTACCCATTATTCATAGTTCGTTAAAATTTgatgtgtttttaaaaacattattatcGAAAACTATGAAAGATTACTGAAAAGTGCGCAGCAATGAAAGGTACAGTAccccttaaaggcgcacacgtgtcgagaccagggcTCGCgcaaaaaccacaaaacttCACATATGAGTAAtaataacttcaaaaatattactcTTTGCCGCCGATTCTTCTTTCGCGCTCCACGTCTCTTTTTGTGAACACCTCCTGGACCTTCAGCTTCTTCGTTTGGCTGTAAATCAGCTCAGAGATCAGTTGTACATACAGTATCCACTGCTTACCTCAACATCTTCCTCATCAATATCATCAAATCCTGTGTATTGAATGATTCTTCTGCCTTCTGTTAGATGTACGCTCATTGTCGAGCAATAAGCTTTTTACTAACTGATTTTGAAGTTGGAAAAccgtgttttaaaaaaaaataaaaatctaacaaGGTAAGTTCACgttatatttttattcatgAAACATAGTTAAACCggtatttaaaaacaacaaaaaaataaataaattgtttaaCACGTTAATTCCTGATGGCCCGTTTCCTGTTCGGTTTGATTGGAAGATTGGCAATCGTGAACGCTGCTTTGCAAACTTTGCATATTGGAGTATATTGGCAGAGGACTGAAAGACAGATGGAGCACACCCAACCGGAGGATACAAGCTGATGATGACACGCACAGGATGCTCGATAATCGactgactgaaaattataaactatGAGTTGGTTCCAGTCGTTGGTTTTGGCTTACATTATGAGAAAGCTTCGAGAATACTGCACGGTGAGTTGGATCGGTTAGCATATTAGTCTGGAATCAAATAATTAATATGAAGATCAAAAATCTGTGAAACTTaccattaaaattttcaataaagtcTGTGGTTTTTTGGCATGTAGAAAAGATCCGCCAGTAATATCTGCTGCCTGTTGAAGGATTCCACCAGTAAAATCATCTCCCATCGATACAACATCAACGCAGATTGACTGTTTTGCAGCAGAGAAGAACAAATTCATTAACGATCCGTGTTCGCTTCCCATGATAGGAGTAATTGATATCACTACTGCTCTATTCGTAGCCTTTTCAGATGCGGTTTCCGATTGTTCTGATGTAGTCTGAGGTCCAAGAGAATCATCACATGGATCAGCAGTTACTACTCGGCTGTCTTTTTTCATATCTGAAATGTCGAAATATAGCTTCcgtttttatatatttttttgttaattggaAGTTCCTCCAACTCACGGCAAAAAGCATGAGCCAAGGCAGGTCCTAGAGGTGCTCCAATAGTTGCATCATTAGTTAATGCATCACTACTCAATAGTTCCCGCAAACGCTTCACAACAAGAAACGAAGCATTCCGATCTTCACATCTTGTAGAAGAATATATCATTTTGTTATCCACATTTCGTCCGTATGCAAAAACTAGAAGCTGATTATTTGCAGATTGTCCTAGATGAGCATTGCAGAATGAtacctaaaaataaaatttttgatgaaatctTTTAGCGGAATCAAATCAAACATACGATTGCTCGTAGAATAATTCCAATTGTTCGATCACCGTGTGCACTTGCTAGCATTCCCCATGAGCAAGATGATGTTTCGATTAAGACCGATAGTGTGCTCATCtggaattatttaaaaattatttcatttataCTTGGATAATTGACATTAATTTACGAAATCGTCAGACATTTGGAAACGTTAAATAAATGCTGGCCTAGAAAACGAACATTGCGGCCTTGCAGGGcagagaaaatcgataatgaaCACTCACACCGCTCCGTGTGCTCCTCTAGCTCTTTCTGGCTGCACATCTAACAATTATtaggatttttaatttttttttccctttaaattgagaaaaaatactATTAAATGTTGTCGTATCcttaataattaattatttttcacttcaaGAATAGagaaattcattattttaaaattaattaattattattaagaaaaatattgattctaaaaaggaaaacaactcgaattaaatttgaaaaaaagaaaaaaaagaatagaaaCACACATTAAAGGGTAAGTTGTCCCGATGCGGTgcgggtctcgtcacgatttCAACAAAAGctgcatgcgcctttaaaataGTACCGTATTCGTATCGactttctctcatttttgaataatttctcGCTTCATTTTTCTTGTGTTTAAACATGTTTTAAGACAAATaacttattatttttatctttCTGGctatttgttttgaaaaaatcttcatatttttcaggaatgcAAACTCAAGCGCGGCCACCAGTTCCGCAGGGGCCAAGATTCAACCATCCGGTAAACTTTtaaatcgtttttcttttaaaaatacctTTTTGATTTACAGGCAACACCACAGCAAGTACGTCGGCCGATTAACGCGCCGTTGCCTGGACAAACCGCTCAAATACAGGGAAACCGGGGCCCACAGCctccgaaaaagaaaaagcgaTATGCCGATAAATTAATTCAACCAAAGGTAAATATacttgaaaactttcgaattttcctttaaaaaaataataaaataatttcaggttcGCGAACTGGTTCCCGAATCACAAGCCTATATGGACTTGTTAGCATTTGAGCAGAAGCTTGATTCAACAATTACAAGAAAGAAGATTGATGTTCAAGAAGCTCTGAAAAGAccccaaaaaatcaagaaacgTCTTCGTATATACATATCACACACATTTATAGCTGGAAAAGAACCAGAGAAGGAAGGCGACGATGCATCTGTTCCTATGTGGGAATTACGTGTTGAAGGACGACTTTTAGATGATATGGTAGGACATATTGAGTTAAcacattaaaattaattggttttttctgtTACAGCAACATCCCACAGTTGGAGCAAATCCCCGTCCAGCTCCAAAACGGAAAttcagttcatttttcaaaagcctAGTTATTGAGCTGGATAAAGATATATATGGCCCAGACAACCATCTCGTTGAGTGGCACCGTACTCCACAAACCAATGAAACTGACGGATTTCAAGTGAAGCGCCCCGGAGATCGTCCCGTTAAATGCACAATCCTTCTTCTACTCGATTATCAGCCAATGAAGTTTAAACTTCATCCGAGACTTGCAAAAGTTCTCGGAATTGCTGCAGAAACTCGTCCGAGAATTATTGAAGCCCTGTGGCAGTACATCAAAACTCACAAGCTTCAAGATCCACAGGATCGTGATACAATCAATAATGATCTTTTCTTGGAGCAATGTTTTGGTGTGAGCAAGATGAGATTTATGGAGATTCCTCAAAGACTTCATCAACTCTTGCAACAGCCTGATCCTTTAGTCTTGAATCATATTATTCAGCGGCCTGATGATGGTCAAGATAAAACTTCTGCTTGTTATGATATTGGTAAGaactttataaattaattctagattttttaagaccggaagtttgaaaatgttttagtttttcaatttttcctgtaaaaatctctttctcattttttcttcagatgTCGAGCTCGAGGATCCAGTCAAACAACAAATGGCAAATTTCGTTCACAATCAAACAAATGCGAACGACATTCAACTACttgatcaaaaaatattcgactTGGTAGATCAAATAAACGAGATGAAGCTGCGTCGTGATTTCTTCCTTCGTTTCTCGAACGAGCCCAGTGGATTCATCAAGAAATGGGTTGTAAGCCAGAATTCTGACTTGAAGACTTTAACAGAATCAAGTGGTGATGGAGAATCCGATCGTTATGCGACAACGTACAGTACAACTGATACAGATGAAGGTGTATCACGGTATGTTCATAAgctaattgaaaatatatttatttatagaaaaaactcaaatttaacaatagaaacctaaaaatgtttaaaattgccgaaaatttcctcgtttttgcggaattttcagcgatttgtCAACATTTgtttatagttttaaaataaataaaaaattttttaaagaaccgaggaaaaattccaaaacgaTGAATTGcagttacagtactccttaaggctgcacaatttttctaaatttctccgtatttttggcgaaaaaaatatcaaaaaaattcacaaatgactaataatttatcatttttatatcCAAAATTCTGTATTTTCCAGGTACATGTATCagaaaatccaacaaaaacgAGCCGAGCTGGAGCAAAGTCTCGGAATCCGCaacaattaataaattatatcTCTTTCCGtataatatcgattttttctctcttcctTCTCCCTCTGCCGACCTGTAAACTGGGATctcaacaacattttcaaaaattctctttTTATCGAATCTAATTACGTTTTATCTCAATTCTTCACtaattatataattatttttctctccactccaaaccaaattttaattgataaattatATGCATTTTAAGCTTATGCTCGAAAATTTAAACAGTGGTTTATTTatccaatttatttattattttcttttttaccaCATGTGTGTAATATGTAAATTATAGGAAAAAACGCGCCTTTTGAAATCGAAGCACAAGTGCGCTCCATGGGCACGCGGGCTCCGCCTCAAAACGTTAGGTCTCGTTaggtttttggtgaaaaaatcgtacattcaaacgttttcaattaattttccggttttttgttttttttttttgctgttttcggttattttcaatgatttttacGTCGAGatcatgtttaaaatttttaaaaaatcaatttcggcttaaaaatgatttgaaaaaaacaacggaatacattacaaaaaaacctgccttttatttttttcgtcttttttgcAATGTAttccgttgtttttttcaaatcatttttaagccgaaattgattttttaaaaattttaaacttttaccTTGTATATACCTAACCAACTTTTTGGAGGCGGAGTGTGTTAAttgaggccccacgaaaaggggagcagaacgaaaaggggatctccaaaaaggggatctgcgaaaaggggagatacgaaaaggggagctaacgaaaaggggatctggcactgtgccaaacgctatttttctcgaagaaaacgatacaacgatgctccgatgttacgcgTCGCGTGCTGTTAAGCGTATCCtctagaagaaaatttcaaaaatcaacgtgcgttgcgtgagaaaaattgcgttttgtgcgtttggcacagtgccagctccccttttcgttgctccccttttcgtatctccatttttcgtatctccccttttcgcagatcccctttttgcagatccccttttcgttctgctccccttttcgtggggcctctGTTAATTTGAccgtggagcgcacttgcctCGATTTGTAGATTTACGTGCTCGTGTACTCTGCGTGGACaatcctgatttttttcgctatttttcttgcatttaacatttaaaaaagtcacttttaaaaacttttaaaatgccGGAAGCCATTCGAGATTTGAGATATGTAACatgtaaaataaaacaactaGAAAAAGAGCACTCGGAAAAAATTCCGGCTCTCCCGTTTTCTCTATCTCAGTCTCCTGCTTTATTACACACACACAGACATACTTTATCTCGGTCAACACAGACAGACACATCCTTATtcctttttccaatatttatacatatattttctcacataatttttaataaaagaaatatatttcagaTGAGTAGCGGGTATTCCTCTGCACCGAGTGTGTCTCATACATCAAGTGACACAGATTTGAATCGAATCGACAGCTATGATGATGGAGCTGAAGAGACAACAGGTAATTACCGGaagttttttgacaaaattttttagctttttttgttttgtcttTATGGCAAATCCTTCACTTTCCGTGGcgagaaacagaaaaattgatctgaaaatttgtaaaaattgcattttttcagtacTCTCgagactttttaaattttgaattgctgagcttttttttcattaaaattttacccAGATGCAAAATTTTGTCTCGAAgcgacattttttgttaatgtaaataggtgtgcgcctttaaagagtactgtaatttcaaactttccgcGCTACGgagtttttaatcaatttttcatagtttttcttttgaaacatataagttttagaaaatgtgagtaaaaatttttaaaatagaattggaaattacagtactctttaaaggcgcacacctttttgcaaCTAACAActatttgtcgtgtcgagaccggttaCCATATTTGGCGCCAAATTTCGTGTCTGGATTATTATCCAGACACGAAACGAGACACGAGGAAgctttttatgaaatttttattatttttttgagaaaaaatcgggaattttttaagttgggtgaaaacaaatttcagattgaaaagaaaatccaatatttttttttcgaaaaaattggcatCTTTATGGAAGTTtcttctgaaaagtttttagatttttaaaacaaaatttttttaagattgAAAAGTAATtggaaatatgcaaaaatccactttttgagcaattttgcGGGGCTCAATGGTAGTGAAAAAATGCgacgaaaaaaacattttcaaatcgaattttttaaaaacttctttttaaaaaagtcacaattctagtttttgattCGACGTTCCGATTACTAAATGATCATAGAtggttgtttatttttgtattcgacatcttctttttctcaccgtcattttattagaaatcacaagttgtttttcattttctcaaaccttttcgcccaaaaaaatctctaatcttaaattaaatatctcttttaaaaataataaactttaGGTTTTCCGTTGAGAAATCTACGAAAAACTAGTCCcttgagtttttgttttatccGCTTGTCGATCTTCCTctaacctaaaaattcaactatTTCCACAAGcgcttctcttttttttttgaaattttttctgttgaagAGAGCATAAGTAGTACTTCATCTCAAAAGATAAAGCTTCAAAAGCATGAAGTCGTAGACATTGTTTTATGATGCTCAAGAATTTTGTTGAAGCGAaagaaaatctgtgaaaaagcTTCTAGCGTTAATGAGAATTTATATTTActaaaatctttgaaatttttataaaaattttagttttaatgccaaaaaataccaaaaagaaCAGATtacagtttgaaaaatagaaattatatttctatAGAAAaggagaatttttaaattatttacttgagaaaatttgaaaaaaaattccaaacaaacatgaccaaaaaaaatttttcctggattttttgtactttttgagaaaaaaaaacatttttgtagaataATTATAGGTAGATTTCAAGCTAAAAACATAGAAa
The nucleotide sequence above comes from Caenorhabditis elegans chromosome III. Encoded proteins:
- the ZK1128.3 gene encoding uncharacterized protein (Confirmed by transcript evidence), producing MSVHLTEGRRIIQYTGFDDIDEEDVEPNEEAEGPGGVHKKRRGARKKNRRQRMEGLENVDQTVDLQLVTVPKVVPFRASRLLQEIYDRERVHGMRRDEARQLLEDKLLFLEEKSLENLHLRRFCLVVPSDEHFQLDDGSKIPSEIVSISMENGKISSILRVFPSKTRSFEMESVENFQSHRMRRVYWNPSIPKDSNSMFRTWNHFLDGCLLSLLLVPLNKLTQVLEFLRKINEMRTVINNRITVSICLSRVICVEDYLSAVQKVMNTRTVQLDHIPSMDLPSLHFALDFSRYHIQSMNTIFTGSTEMDKLSDENSSHELVEFSSWSCHREAHINMEPEKYHRILHWLWDLSPVNPVDEAE
- the gtf-2H3 gene encoding General transcription factor IIH subunit 3 (Confirmed by transcript evidence) — its product is MSTLSVLIETSSCSWGMLASAHGDRTIGIILRAIVSFCNAHLGQSANNQLLVFAYGRNVDNKMIYSSTRCEDRNASFLVVKRLRELLSSDALTNDATIGAPLGPALAHAFCHMKKDSRVVTADPCDDSLGPQTTSEQSETASEKATNRAVVISITPIMGSEHGSLMNLFFSAAKQSICVDVVSMGDDFTGGILQQAADITGGSFLHAKKPQTLLKILMTNMLTDPTHRAVFSKLSHNSVDYRASCACHHQLVSSGWVCSICLSVLCQYTPICKVCKAAFTIANLPIKPNRKRAIRN
- the ham-3 gene encoding SWI/SNF chromatin-remodeling accessory subunit 1 (Confirmed by transcript evidence); the protein is MQTQARPPVPQGPRFNHPATPQQVRRPINAPLPGQTAQIQGNRGPQPPKKKKRYADKLIQPKVRELVPESQAYMDLLAFEQKLDSTITRKKIDVQEALKRPQKIKKRLRIYISHTFIAGKEPEKEGDDASVPMWELRVEGRLLDDMQHPTVGANPRPAPKRKFSSFFKSLVIELDKDIYGPDNHLVEWHRTPQTNETDGFQVKRPGDRPVKCTILLLLDYQPMKFKLHPRLAKVLGIAAETRPRIIEALWQYIKTHKLQDPQDRDTINNDLFLEQCFGVSKMRFMEIPQRLHQLLQQPDPLVLNHIIQRPDDGQDKTSACYDIDVELEDPVKQQMANFVHNQTNANDIQLLDQKIFDLVDQINEMKLRRDFFLRFSNEPSGFIKKWVVSQNSDLKTLTESSGDGESDRYATTYSTTDTDEGVSRYMYQKIQQKRAELEQSLGIRNN